One window from the genome of Saccharomyces mikatae IFO 1815 strain IFO1815 genome assembly, chromosome: 4 encodes:
- the TFB3 gene encoding TFIIH/NER complex subunit TFB3 (similar to Saccharomyces cerevisiae TFB3 (YDR460W); ancestral locus Anc_5.580), producing the protein MLMDEYEENKDMCPICKTDRYLSPDVKFLVNPECYHRICESCVDRIFSLGPAQCPYKGCDKILRKNKFKTQIFDDVEVEKEVDIRKRVFNVFNKTIDDFNGDLVEFNKYLEEVEDIIYKLDHGIDVAKTEEKLRTYEELNKQLIMNNLERSKTEIESFEQRQKFEKEMKLKKRLLEKQIEEEERINKEWTKKEIVNRLSTSTQDVNETIEGVKNTVKLKKSSARRKLEELNRVLKNNPYFNSNVNSQNARPKDAVPFTPFNGDRETHPRFTLKGSVYNDPFINDLEHRKEFIASGFNTNYAYERVLTEAFMGLGCVISEEL; encoded by the coding sequence ATGCTTATGGATGAGTATGAGGAAAACAAGGATATGTGTCCGATCTGTAAAACAGATAGATATCTTTCGCCTGATGTAAAGTTCTTGGTGAATCCTGAATGTTACCATAGGATCTGTGAGTCATGCGTGGACCGAATATTCAGCCTGGGTCCTGCCCAGTGTCCCTATAAAGGGTGTGACAAGATTctcagaaaaaataaattcaaGACTCAGATATTTGATGATGTAGAGGTTGAAAAGGAGGTTGACATCAGGAAAAGAGTTTTTAATGTGTTCAACAAGACTATTGATGACTTTAACGGTGACCTTGTAGAATTCAACAAATACTTGGAAGAAGTGGAAGATATTATATACAAGCTGGATCATGGTATTGATGTGGCAAAGACCGAAGAAAAACTGCGTACTTACGAGGAGTTGAACAAACAATTGATTATGAATAATTTAGAGAGAAGCAAAACGGAGatagaaagttttgaaCAAAGACAGAAATTcgaaaaggaaatgaagttgaagaaacGGCTATTGGAAAAACAGattgaagaggaagaaagaataaacaaagaatggacaaaaaaggaaattgtCAATCGGTTGAGTACGTCTACGCAGGACGTCAATGAAACGATCGAAGGCGTTAAGAACACGgtgaaattaaaaaaatcgtCCGCTAGAAGGAAACTGGAGGAGCTAAACAGAGTGCTAAAAAACAACCCATACTTTAATTCAAATGTGAATTCACAAAACGCAAGACCAAAAGATGCTGTGCCTTTTACGCCGTTTAACGGTGATAGAGAAACGCACCCAAGGTTTACGCTGAAGGGTTCGGTATACAATGATCCATTCATAAACGATCTCGAACACAGGAAGGAATTTATTGCATCCGGGTTCAACACCAATTATGCGTACGAAAGGGTCTTGACAGAGGCATTTATGGGGCTAGGATGTGTTATATCCGAGGAACtttaa
- the MFA1 gene encoding mating pheromone a (similar to Saccharomyces cerevisiae MFA1 (YDR461W)): MQPSTITAAPKDKTNTENKDNYIIKGVFWDPACVIA, translated from the coding sequence ATGCAACCATCTACCATTACTGCCGCTCCAAAAGATAAGACCAACACAGAAAATAAGGACAACTACATTATCAAGGGTGTTTTTTGGGACCCGGCCTGTGTCATTGCCTAG
- the MRPL28 gene encoding mitochondrial 54S ribosomal protein mL40 (similar to Saccharomyces cerevisiae MRPL28 (YDR462W); ancestral locus Anc_5.584) yields MLAQTFKNPCRTVVERMSGTTVFVRNKRTKSKSSLSPLAQRVVTQLSVMSASRKQPKLLKLAREDLIKHQTIEKCWSIYQQQQRERRNSQLELQYKSIQNAMTLLEELSPRLFEVANASEKGKRFPMEMKVPTDFPPNTPWHYHFRK; encoded by the coding sequence atgcTGGCACAAACATTTAAAAATCCATGCAGGACCGTCGTAGAACGGATGTCCGGAACTACGGTCTTCGTCAGAAATAAGAGAACAAAGAGCAAAAGTTCATTGTCTCCCTTGGCGCAAAGGGTCGTCACACAGCTGAGTGTAATGTCTGCAAGCAGGAAGCAACCTAAACTGCTGAAACTGGCGCGAGAGGACCTTATCAAACATCAGACCATCGAGAAGTGTTGGTCTATTTaccagcagcaacaacGGGAGCGCAGAAATTCGCAGCTAGAATTGCAATACAAGAGTATTCAGAATGCCATGACCCTTTTAGAGGAACTCAGCCCTCGTCTTTTCGAGGTCGCCAATGCTTCCGAGAAAGGCAAGCGGTTTCCAATGGAAATGAAGGTGCCTACTGACTTCCCACCAAATACACCATGGCACTACCATTTCCGGAAGTGA
- the CMI8 gene encoding Cmi8p (similar to Saccharomyces cerevisiae YDR461C-A; ancestral locus Anc_5.583), with translation MDSGHSGENKKAYKEMATPLPADPPSYEETMKNDKEEVEADKAGPSDHGDSFVRPVYTHHPHPRSHKGYPGAQTLTYASR, from the coding sequence aTGGACAGTGGTCATAGCGGTGAAAATAAGAAGGCATACAAGGAAATGGCGACCCCGCTGCCTGCAGATCCGCCTTCTTACGAAGAAACGATGAAGAACGACAAGGAAGAGGTGGAAGCGGACAAAGCGGGCCCTTCTGATCATGGAGACAGCTTTGTGAGACCTGTATACACTCATCATCCGCATCCTAGGTCCCACAAGGGATATCCTGGTGCGCAGACTCTCACGTATGCTTCCCGCTAG
- the HEH2 gene encoding Heh2p (similar to Saccharomyces cerevisiae HEH2 (YDR458C) and SRC1 (YML034W); ancestral locus Anc_5.577), giving the protein MNYKGLDPKTLKVGQLRRVLVENGVTFPANARKPALVKLFEENVRQRLESSSKISKAKDSIQRATKSEAKNTDRKKTLKIKKLETSSTESKTARIENVETKKRAREQISTDNIDKAQGKEEKSPKKKRKKRSSKASKALGSPSKSKVEKEETSVTLTSEVKTEDNKMDPLNVKLTTGECTKPELPNLKVSNEFLVQLNKELASAATENYDHSIKTKKLSSIRAKRKGSIDASTETEARNKSVLMENNNKEVQDELKAVMEKLVKNSQTPDNEDKKISKKLLSKTNKPSPKGYRRYSLANKTKRVIDTMRPFVAHALIWLWNIALYLLIVLPLLFGLWYREQRIRIGYCGHEKSMKSLALSAFPQTERVDEFLKYYRPDCLQCPKHGKCSSFMNVECESGYELRSSILETYGIFPFPKYCAKDESKEKEVDELVWKVSELLRKKNARIDCGEGKNLFESGETGTKLYDIFSHSRPSWENQREFNEHWKNVLEILKSKEEIVWLPLDHRTDGKAGRFESNDTDYVFRSNSKKWVKLQCHLETSIQDFIKKYGGPILAILGVLFIIKKIQSTLDDYVQAEQIIEKMVKEAIDKLKSVKKNEDEQPFLTTVQLRTILLRDISSIKEQNSLWAQTKNKIIKEQSENIELYLLEENGEIMTCWEWKE; this is encoded by the coding sequence ATGAATTACAAAGGTCTTGATCCAAAAACTCTGAAGGTCGGTCAATTAAGAAGAGTGTTGGTAGAGAATGGCGTTACATTCCCAGCAAATGCCAGAAAGCCTGCCTTAGTGAAgctatttgaagaaaatgtgaGACAACGTTTGGAATCTTCGTCTAAGATTTCAAAGGCTAAGGATAGTATTCAGAGAGCTACGAAGTCGGAAGCAAAGAATACGGATCGCAAGAAGACCTTAAAGATTAAAAAGCTTGAAACAAGTTCTACTGAGAGCAAAACAGCTAGGATTGAAAATgttgaaacaaaaaagagagCCAGAGAACAAATTAGTACAGACAACATAGACAAGGCACAAGGCAAAGAGGAAAAGTCtcctaaaaagaaaaggaaaaagagatCTAGTAAAGCCAGTAAAGCGTTGGGGTCTCCTTCAAAATCTAAggtagaaaaagaagaaacttcTGTAACTTTAACTTCTGAAGTGAAAACTGAAGACAATAAAATGGATCCCTTGAATGTGAAGCTAACGACTGGAGAATGTACGAAACCAGAATTACCTAACTTGAAAGTTTCAAACGAATTTTTAGTTCAACTAAATAAAGAGTTAGCAAGTGCAGCCACCGAGAATTACGAtcattcaataaaaacCAAGAAATTATCTTCTATTAGagcgaaaagaaaaggatcTATTGACGCTTCAACTGAAACAGAGGCACGAAACAAAAGTGTGCTTATGgagaataataataagGAAGTTCAAGATGAATTAAAGGCAGTAATGGAAAAACTAGTAAAAAATTCGCAAACTCCTGATAATGAAGACAAaaagatttcaaagaaGTTATTGTCTAAGACAAATAAGCCAAGTCCAAAAGGTTATAGAAGATATTCTCTTGCAAATAAAACTAAAAGAGTTATAGATACTATGAGACCATTTGTTGCGCACGCACTCATTTGGCTATGGAATATTGCTCTTTACCTTTTGATTGTACTACCTCTTCTCTTTGGTCTTTGGTATCGGGAACAGAGGATTAGAATCGGATATTGCGGTCATGAAAAGTCCATGAAATCTCTTGCGCTCTCAGCTTTTCCCCAGACTGAAAGGGTAGATGAATTCTTAAAATATTATCGACCAGATTGCCTGCAGTGTCCTAAACATGGAAaatgttcttcttttatgaATGTTGAGTGTGAATCGGGCTATGAGCTTAGAAGCTCCATTCTAGAAACTTACGGTATCTTTCCATTTCCCAAATACTGTGCCAAAGAcgaaagtaaagaaaaggagGTTGATGAACTGGTTTGGAAAGTAAGCGAATtattaagaaagaagaacgCACGGATTGATTGTGGTGAAGGGAAAAACCTTTTCGAGAGTGGTGAAACAGGGACCAAGTTATACGATATATTTTCCCATTCAAGACCGTCATGGGAAAACCAAAGGGAATTTAATGAACATTGGAAAAATGTTCTTGAGATACTGAAAAGTAAAGAGGAAATTGTTTGGTTACCTTTAGACCATAGAACAGATGGAAAAGCCGGGCGTTTCGAATCAAACGATACTGACTATGTTTTTCGTTCAAATTCCAAGAAGTGGGTAAAGTTACAATGCCATTTGGAAACAAGTATTCAGgattttataaaaaaatatggtgGTCCTATATTGGCCATTTTAGGCgttctttttatcatcaagaaaatacaaTCAACTCTTGATGATTACGTCCAAGCAGAACAGataattgaaaagatgGTGAAAGAAGCCATTGATAAGTTGAAAAGCGTAAAGAAAAACGAAGACGAGCAACCTTTTTTAACAACAGTACAACTAAGAACTATTCTGTTGAGAGATATATCCAGTATAAAGGAACAGAATAGTTTATGGGCCCAAActaagaataaaattataaaagaaCAATCCGAGAATATAGAATTATAtcttcttgaagaaaatggagaGATCATGACATGTTGGGAATGGAAAGAGTGA
- the PFA5 gene encoding palmitoyltransferase PFA5 (similar to Saccharomyces cerevisiae PFA5 (YDR459C); ancestral locus Anc_5.579), translating to MALSWNIRLKRKSWFRFVVPIIVLGLLCYGTWAYCHKLCYEQVDKKLHHRSVAVGLICVVCFLDIVVIFIWFQMVLWIGPGIQPQVAPFLIVPVTSKELTSDDSQNASVEYDAVIPPKCYQSDPNGYPIWCSPCQSLKMERSHHSSELGHCIPRFDHYCVWIGTIIGRDNYRPFVQFTGYFSSLLLIMWVSICVFIRNITQHHHNHNSPLNANVFLTLAFAIFGWLFTTSMLASNIFYMCQNKTYLEAIMDSKRKNFGTRKIFCYYSEANKLRFVVEFERTEFHSFWSKKTIFANIKDFMGPNMLMWLIPFGKPLSFSCKSNDKGRPFRSGERTTLAEILGPYEEFLSDYTIQAIEDKISKGNYLATLRASGDVINPD from the coding sequence ATGGCTTTGTCATGGAATATTCGACTCAAGCGTAAATCATGGTTTAGATTCGTCGTACCAATCATTGTTCTGGGTTTATTATGCTACGGTACATGGGCTTACTGTCATAAACTATGCTATGAGCAAGTCGACAAAAAACTCCATCACAGATCTGTCGCTGTTGGTCTCATATGCGTGGTATGTTTCCTAGACATAGTTGTGATTTTTATATGGTTTCAAATGGTTCTTTGGATCGGTCCAGGTATCCAACCGCAGGTAGCACCTTTTCTAATTGTTCCCGTAACTTCTAAAGAGTTGACTAGCGACGATTCCCAAAATGCTTCAGTAGAATACGACGCCGTGATTCCTCCAAAGTGTTACCAGTCCGACCCTAACGGATATCCGATATGGTGCAGTCCCTGCCAAAGTCTAAAAATGGAACGAAGTCATCACTCCTCAGAGTTAGGTCACTGTATTCCTCGGTTTGATCATTACTGTGTGTGGATAGGAACCATCATTGGTAGAGATAACTATAGACCCTTTGTTCAATTTACTggttatttttcaagtctTTTACTGATTATGTGGGTATCCATCTGCGTTTTTATAAGGAATATTACCCAACATCATCACAATCATAATTCTCCTTTAAATGCGAATGTCTTCTTGACGTTGGCTTTCGCCATCTTCGGATGGTTGTTCACCACAAGTATGTTAGCATCgaatattttttacatGTGTCAGAACAAGACGTACTTAGAGGCAATCATGGATagcaaaaggaaaaacttCGGAACAAGAAAGATATTTTGCTACTACTCGGAAGCCAACAAATTGCGGTTTGTGGTAGAGTTTGAGAGGACCGAGTTTCACTCCTTCTGGAGTAAAAAGACAATCTTCGCCAACATAAAGGACTTCATGGGTCCTAATATGCTGATGTGGTTAATCCCTTTTGGTAAGCCCTTATCGTTTTCATGCAAATCTAACGACAAAGGCCGTCCATTTCGAAGTGGTGAGAGAACTACCTTAGCGGAAATACTGGGCCCATACGAAGAGTTCCTTAGTGATTACACCATTCAGGCCATTGAAGACAAGATATCGAAGGGTAACTATTTGGCTACTTTGCGGGCTTCTGGCGATGTCATCAATCCTGATTAA
- the STP1 gene encoding Stp1p (similar to Saccharomyces cerevisiae STP1 (YDR463W) and STP2 (YHR006W); ancestral locus Anc_5.586): MPSTTLLFPQKHIKAIPGKMYAFFKQLVSGVVISKPDLSQHFSSESVVKEEHEGEEDGMKTTTSLFPELNNIDSSLNGGSSVIPCSMDVSDLNTPISMTLSPENRIKGEVNVKSLLGSMPEKANGAPMKVSQDVTSSPLSSSGSTPEHSTKILDNGEEEFICHYCDATFRIRGYLTRHIKKHAIEKAYHCPFFNNATPPDLRCHNSGGFSRRDTYKTHLKARHVLYPKGVRPQDRNKSSGHCAQCGEYFSTIENFVESHIESGDCKALPQGYTKKNEKRCGKLRKIKTSNGHSRFISTSQSVVEPKVLFNKDAVEAMTIVANNSSGSDIISKYGNNKLMLNSENFNVDVPKRKRKYIKRKQQQSSELIPATKTTKTATPSTGVTIENNKQVTPDEVSSVTIFSPFDSHLLEPVPSSSSESSAEIMFYGEQMKNIMIDINSFTNQQEQLQDTPTFMPLDIEQSSYSLNEDAMSYPIISAQSNRGSSHQTNTKISQILQSQLNPEYLDKNHLRETQQYLNFYSDNFGSQF; this comes from the coding sequence atgCCGTCCACTACGCTACTGTTTCCACAGAAGCACATTAAAGCCATTCCAGGCAAAATGTATGCGTTCTTCAAGCAGCTTGTTAGCGGAGTTGTTATATCCAAACCAGATCTAAGTCagcatttttcttctgaaaGTGTTGTGAAGGAAGAACACGaaggtgaagaagatgggATGAAAACTACAACAAGTTTGTTTCCTGAGTTGAACAATATAGACAGTTCACTTAACGGAGGGAGCTCTGTCATTCCCTGCTCCATGGATGTCAGTGATTTGAACACGCCAATATCGATGACACTGTCTCCAGAGAATCGCATAAAAGGCGAAGTAAATGTCAAGTCCCTACTAGGGTCTATGCCGGAAAAGGCCAACGGGGCCCCGATGAAGGTATCTCAAGATGTGACAAGCTCTCCTCTAAGCTCATCAGGTTCCACGCCAGAGCATTCCACGAAAATCTTGGACAACGGTGAAGAGGAGTTCATCTGTCACTATTGCGACGCTACCTTCAGGATTAGAGGATATCTAACGAGACATATTAAGAAGCATGCCATCGAAAAAGCATATCACTGCccctttttcaataatgctACTCCTCCGGATCTTAGATGCCATAATTCCGGCGGTTTTAGCAGACGTGATACTTATAAAACTCACTTAAAAGCAAGGCACGTGTTGTACCCGAAGGGTGTCAGACCACAGGATCGTAACAAGTCATCCGGTCATTGTGCTCAATGTGGCGAATACTTCTCTACCATTGAGAATTTCGTGGAGTCTCACATCGAATCTGGCGATTGTAAAGCTTTGCCACAAGGATACactaaaaagaatgaaaaaagatgtGGCAAATTAAGAAAGATCAAAACGTCTAATGGTCATTCTCGATTCATTTCCACTTCTCAAAGTGTAGTGGAACCAAAGGtgcttttcaataaagatGCCGTAGAGGCCATGACCATAGTGGCTAACAATAGTTCAGGCAGTGACATTATATCCAAGTATGGCAATAATAAATTGATGTTAAACTCAGAAAACTTCAATGTTGACGTACCtaagaggaaaagaaaatacatCAAGAGAAAGCAGCAACAAAGCTCTGAATTGATACCAGCAACGAAAACTACGAAAACGGCAACACCATCGACAGGGGTAACtatagaaaacaataaacaaGTGACACCAGATGAAGTTTCATCTGTCACGATTTTCTCACCCTTCGATTCACATCTTCTCGAGCCCGTCCCTTCTAGCTCATCTGAATCCTCCGCGGAAATTATGTTCTACGGTGagcaaatgaaaaatatcatgATCGATATAAATAGCTTCACAAATCAACAGGAACAACTGCAAGATACTCCTACCTTCATGCCACTAGATATTGAACAGTCTTCATATAGTTTGAATGAAGATGCGATGTCTTATCCCATCATATCTGCACAAAGCAATCGTGGTAGCTCACACCAAACAAACACCAAAATTTCACAAATATTACAATCACAACTCAATCCAGAATATCTAGACAAAAATCACTTAAGAGAAACGCAACAATATCTGAATTTTTATAGTGACAATTTTGGGTCACAGTTTTGA